The following DNA comes from Anopheles arabiensis isolate DONGOLA chromosome 3, AaraD3, whole genome shotgun sequence.
GGGTGGGAAGGAGAAGCTATGATCGAACGGTTACTAACGACAAAATCTCACGCAATGGATGGATACTctttatttaagcattatttcacaGCAAGGAAACATTCGAAGGCTCACAacatacagtagaacgtcgattatccgggctgctcgggaccggacgtttgccggttaatcgatttgcaagGATAATCGtcgaaaaaatgtcaaattcatataaaaattataaattttactagttttatgattaattcaccttaaatcaatcgattaatcgttggtagaatattattttcattaataGCTATaagtttaacaactgttcatgaacaaaaatgaatttcgaaaataccactagacactacagagctgcacaaaaaactggttgactatcgctgcaaatgttcgctaTACGTTTAAACAGCTGTCACagttatgcgcacggttaagccgcccgctggttaatccgcccccggataatcggcccccggataatcgacgttctactgtatgtTTATGTTAGTGTCCTATGAACACCATTAAGTTTTATAATCCGCAATcaacaaataaccaagaaaaatacaaaataagaTTTAGTAGCCAATTGATGTTTTTTACCACTTCGAAACTAAGCTTTAAGTAATGCCACAGGGATGTATGAAAGTTTTTCATggtaattttgaaaaaaaatctatacaatttgtctgTAGAAAGTAAGGCAATTGAATGcgtatttaaattaaaataaccaaatatataaaaatgcttcacgaGGGACAAAATGGGCTgatgcttttgacatattACGCTTGGTGTTTGTATTTGCCCACATAACAGGGTAACTGCATACCAGTATTGGGCGGGCTAGCGCAGCAGTCTTACAAAAACTGCTCGTACACTTACAACTTTTATTAGCTTTCATGAAAGTGAGGTTATTTTGGATGAAAAACTATCGTTTTCTGTTATgctattttttaaatgctgttttaaatgcattttttgaaGATATTCGTGAAATCGCTGTTATGTTCCTACTTTCGGCAGGTTGTGCTCCTACTATTTTCGGCGGATacgcgaatacgggtcagaaaatgtcttaatcaatgaaaataggtaaacaaaaatgttcaaaatagTTTCACGCTCTCACTTTCCTAAAATCGGTGTTGAAAATCACTTAAATGAATAATGTTATGTTGCCTGCCTTGCCTGTTTATGAAACCTGCCGATCTATTGGGTGACAGCAAATTTGCCGAAAAATTGTGAACTCTGtacattttgtttaatattttgaaaaatatgcaaggaaatgatgtgaaacttcgtatatgaataacaaatgagcatatctctatttaaaaaatatgcgTTGAGAAAATTGTTAATGCGTTTTTGCTGGACTTCACTTTTAAGTTACCCAGCcaaaaataggtacactgccgaatattggtacagttaccctaatGCTAACAGGCATCACTTCAAATTCGATTTTGTCGATTGAAACGTGTATAAAttgttctattttattttatttttttgacaaATTTGAAGAGCTTTCCTAAACTGGAAAACAAAAGGATAGGCAGAGGCGTGTAATAATGTAAGAAACTGCTCAATAtacccattttgccccgctttcctcTACGTTACATGAAAGGATAATAGTGtgaaaatatgattattttatttaaaattaatcataCATTAATTGATTGAAGTAAACAAAAGCGCGAACATATTTTGCCATcacaacacacagaaaaaagagagtaaaaataaatgaggtaattagtttattaattttgtacTTTATAGCACTGTACCGCCCGTACTTGTCTTTCTTtgctttaaataataatttctgTCTGCTTTTCTTTTGTAGCGCATTTTGGTTTGGAAAAGCTTGCAAAAGCTGAAAACCCGttccttcttctttattttggTGTGCCTACGACTGCACCGGATGTATGCTGCCCTCATccgaacctgcggaaggaaaATGGAACCAAAAGTGATAAAAGCTGATACTCTCCCAATTGCTACTTAGATGAGCAGGGGAAAAGATCCACTACTTACAGCAGCGACGTTGCACGCAGCAAGGATGAGCCGGCCGCAGCCAGTGTCGTCGAAGGTCGTGACAATCCTGACAATCCGAGCAAGCTAGATATAGGGTCAGAATATCGGCTTCCACCTGAAAGCGtggcacaaacacatacacgaaGAAATGTTTATATTTAGAAAAAAGACCATGGAATTGGACAGAAATTTCATGCAAAAACTGCGGACAACCGGCCACGGACAAggaaatgaataatttatcgaATCTCATTGGCAAAATTAATGAGTTTGCAGTGTGTGTAATTTTTCGAAATCCAAAaccggttttttgtttcttgtggACGGGCCTCTTAAGAGTAGAAATCTCTAGCACTCCTGTAGTACGTGATGTCACCCGTCTCCCCTCGTTAACGTACCTCTATCCGGTGGGGTCGAATAGTATTGACCGGAGCTTTGGGGCGCTCCGGCGTAATAGTACGCCGGCTGTTGGTATTGGGCGTAGgaaggttgctgctgctgctggtatgCGGATTGGTAGTAAGGTTGCGACTGAGTTTGTTGGTACGTGTATTGCGGCTGCTGGTAGTACTGGTACTGTGGTTGTTGGGCAGCAGCGGGTTGCTGATACTGAACCTGAGGCTGTTGGACAACGGGTGCCTGATATTGAACCTGTGGCTGCTGGGTCACGGGTTGCTGGTATTGGACCTGAGGTTGCTGATACTGAACCTGAGGGGGCTGTGTAACTGGTTGCTGATATTGCACCCGCTGCTGGATTTGTAACGGCCGCTCTTGTAGCTGGGGTACCACGTACTCAGCTTGCCGCTGAGGCTCTCGCACCAGGACTGGCTGCTGTTCCAGAAAGTTCGTATTCGTTTCTGCAAATAGTCAAACAAACTGTTTAGCCAAACGCACAACACTGTATACACAGCCACAATGTTACCTTCATTCTCATTCACCACCACGTAGTCTAGCTGGCCGTTCATTGAGAACTGGGCCGGCATAATTTCGATTCCGGGTCCTGCCGGCAGTGCACCGGCCGGGCGAATCGTAATTAAACCACACCAAAAGATGAATGAAAGTAACCTTAACAACAGGTGaaatgccatttttttttgccacgcACGGTTCACACGGGATCGATCACACGACGCACGCGGTCTGCCTTCGGGGCCGAACTGCCACCCGCGACTGATAGTGGTGATCGGTTCTCCATCGTATGCGACATTGGCCAGACATTGCGATGCCTCTTTTTTGGCTTCTAAACCGGTTTAGGAGCTGCTGGGTACAAGCGGAATGATTTGGCACGATCTGTGCGAAAAACCGTTATGGTGCGAAGGTTAGCCAATTTTAATATGGGCAAATTTGGGCgcttttgtttatatttttttttatgcaaacgtgatttaaagtaaaaaatctTGCCTTTTTATCAAACAAATTCACATCGaagtaaatgttttattaatttctgGTTTTCTGGTTTAAACGTGGTTTTCTCATGCAACAAGTTAttggcgggttttttttttgcccgcCGTAGTGAGTTGTTCACTTGCATCGCTTTCTCACTAGAATTTGTAGATGTATTTTaatatatgttatttatacATGTTCTGTactttttgcaataaaaacactTATTTTATGGATTGAACACCATTTTCCCTATTAATATCTGTTtttcgttaaatttaaatcgatttttttctatttcgtaGTGAGACAACATTTTCTCACGCGTTTGAATTGTCTCACTATTGGCATTTTGACGGTCCCAAATGACAGTTGGGCCACTTTCGGCGAATAATCGAGCAGTTCGATCTCAGCGACAAATCAACCAACATTATTTACAACTTAAGCTCAATTTATTCCCTTTCGTATAGTTAAATGCCTATTcgtacattaaaaaaagattaGTACTGGTTTCTTTCCCGTCTTCGTTACAAACTAGAATTGTAAAACTGATCGAAAGTGCTCGATTTGCTAGCACTGCACAGCGGGATGTTACTTTTGGTTTAACAATTGTTTATGAAGAGATAATTATTTGCTAGTTTATGGCATTTTTTTAGAATGTTAAAATAGTTTTATATATCAGGCAATGTTATTCATATTATAACTTTAAATTTTACCAAAACTATTACTCCTGTAGTGTCCATTTAATTTGTCCTTAGGACAACACGCAGTGCATGCGGGTTTAGATTGTTGACAATTgtgcaacacaaacaacacatcaCCGCGGAAAGGAGGGCCCTTAATTCTACCTTCTTTTCCAATTTGTCGCTTTTTATTGTTAAGTAAAATGAGATAAAATAGTGTAATAATTGTTATCTTACCTTTAGGGATTGTTTTTAAGCAAAACAGTTCACTGCTCGAAGCAACCGGTACGCCATGCGACCGCCCGGTGTTAGTATGCGGTTATGTAAAATGTTCCCACTGGTAGGGAATATGGTCCGGAATGCCGGTTCTGCGACATTGCACCATCGATCCTACTGCACGCCGGTTGTAAATATTTTCGATCGCAATGTGAAACGTCTGCAACGGGAACGAGCTGCCAAACGGTACGAGTTAGAACCGACACAATAGAAACGGTTAATAACTTTTTCCTTACCTCGCAGGGACGATGTGGAGCTGTACGATTACATCAAGGAGGAGGTGGGCTACCGGCTGGCCGACCGCATCTTCGACATCAAGCGCCAGTTCACGAATGCGGTCGATCTCGGTGCCGGCCGTGGGTACGTCACCAACCACGTGCTGGGCGAAACGGTCCAGAAGCTAACCGCCATCGACCTCAGCCCGGCAATGCTGGCCCAAATCAAGGGTTCGCCCGGGCTGGACTTTAGCGTGCGCGAGATGGACGAGGAGCGGTTCGCGTTCGAGCCGGATTCGCTCGATCTGGTCGTGTCCAGCCTGAGCATGCACTGGATCAACGATCTGCCGGCCTGCTTTCGGGCGGTGAATCGTGCCCTCAAACCGGACGGCGTGTTTATCGGGGCCATGTTCGGTGGGGACACGCTGTACGAGCTGCGGTCGGCCCTGCAGCTGGCGGAGCAGGAGCGAAGGGGTGGTCTCGCGCCGCACGTTTCCCCCTTCACGCAGATCCGGGACGTGGGCATGCTGCTGAACCGGGGCGGCTTCACCATGCTGACGATCGACACGGACGAGCTGGTGATCGGGTATCCGTCCATGTACGAGCTGATGTTCGACCTGCAGGGGATGGCGGAGAGCAATGCGGCGTTCAACCGACCGCTGCACGTGGGGCGGGATACGCTGATGGCGGCGGCCGCCATTTACCGGGACATGTACGCCCGCAAGGAGGAGGGCGTGTCGGCCACGTTCCAGATCATTTTCTTTGTCGGGTGGAAACCGTGCGCTAGTCAGCCACAGCCGGCAGAGCGCGGATCGGGCACGGTTTCGCTGAAGGATCTCGGGAAGGTGATGACGCCAAAGGGTGCCGGCAGTTCGGGATGTAAAAGTTGAGCCGGGGAAGCGAAATCGGGGAAGCGAAATCGGGGAAGCGGTTTAAAGTTCAAGACCACGTTTATTAATGTAATATATATAGGAAAAGGATGGTGGTGCagaaatgttctttttttttggtttacaaGTTTTTTTATACCCAATCACACTATTCACTATCAGAGCTGACGACAACAAGAAGATATAAAAATgaacagcacaaaaacacgCTTCTGCGCACCTACTTTGATGTCCTATTTTCTACGCGTGTCTCCCTTCCCAACTGTCGgttccttgttttgtttttttttgtttaaactaAAACTCAACGTAACGAAATTACTTATAAAATAAGTGATTATAATATGTGTGTAAcgaagcaataaaataaaatagacaCTGCgagacgcaaaaaaaaaaaaactaacacagAAGTAACGTTAATCCTTCTGAAGTACTTGAGCGTGTAGATCGTATCCATACATATAtcaattgtttctttttttagtaATAATAGTTATAGCCAGGTTTTGTAAACCGATTTCCATcaccttgtttttgtgttgttttttttttgataatggTGCTTTTTACACAGTACCGGTAGCATCTTTAAGAAGGCTAATAATTGCCCCGCCTAATATGGTATAAAGAGgagagtgagagggagagagaaagagtgtgtcTCTTTTAAAGGACATTTCGAGGggtggaaacaaacaaaaaagtgtatttttttcctcccaaaaaaatgaagatggaagagcaaataaaataatggaaaaaatCGTTAAAACTGAAAAATCGAGGTTAAAGTACATTGGTGGAAAGATCACTTAGCCGTAAGTACAGTAATTCCCTCTGGTTAAGCTACGAGTAGTTACGCTACTTCTAGGAGGAGAAAGGAGCGAACAAGAGCGAGaagcgagggagagagacctgttaagtttgttttttttttgtttctgtgttaatAATTCTTATCATAATCTGCAGTGAAATTATTACTTTTAAAGTACatttgcttgctgctgtttggTGGTGTTTTTAATTCACACCACTAAATGTATCATACTCTATAGCACGCGCATTAAACTGCATGTAATACGTTTTatatgatgtgtgtgtgtttttgttctgtttgtaATTTCGAAAACGTTCCTATACTACTATTTCACCATTGAAACGCGCTCCCTTGTGTAATAAACAgccttttgttgtgtttaataaaaacGTAAAATTTGCAACAcctttcctcttcttttgctCTTTTCTCGCTCTCCTTAAACGatgaaaccacacacacaaacacctctttaaaataactaaaacaaaattaaaaccccttaacaaaacgaaagaaaaaggaaaaacagaaaatcacCCAATAAATGCCTCCTGCAGCATATGACACAGCGTTACATGGTTCGGCGGCTGGTCCGGGTTGTTGCGGGGCGCTCGCACTCCCCCCGCCCTCGGCCCCCGTGGCCCCTAGGACTCGTAGATCAGGCGCTGGTAGTGCGGATGGATCTCCTGCGTCGACACGTGCAGGCTGAACTCGAGCGCGACCAGCACGGCAAACTCCGACGCGATCAGCTCCTTGCGGTTCAGACGAAACACGCTCTCGGTTTTCTaccagagtgtgtgtgtgtgtttgtagagagaaagataaaatattttaataaaaaaacgggaaagacGAGGGATTTAAATAACCCTTACCTCAATCAAACTCTTCAGCGCCTCTCCCTTGATGTCGTTCAGCTTCGCGCTCAGCAGCAGACAGGCGCCGGCGCACAGTTTCCGATTTTCCTTGTTCACCAGCTTCGATAGGATCAGCTTCTCGAAGTACACGTACGCCTGCGAGATGGTCAGGAAGTCGATACGGTTGTCCAGCTTGTTGATGCGCTTCATCTCGCGTTTAATGCTGCCCGTAGAaaagggaggaggaggacagACAGCAATTCGATTAATCTTTATGCTGattatgtgtctgtgtgtcgtCGACCGGAATTGAAGGCGATTTCAGCACAGGCGTTGTGCTTCGTAAATTCGTAACTATTTCAAGGACGGTCACTGGTCTTCGCGTGCAGCATCTATCGCGAGAAATTTGCATGCttcggttttttgtttcttatcaCCGGTTACAACTGGTTCCCTTTTTCGGGGCGGTTCGTTGAACGGACACAGCCACAACAGCCGGCTGGTCGGAagaagattgtttttttctgcgtctttttaaattaaacaacaaatccACAACGAAAACATCCCGGATTGCCCTTGAAAATCTAATTTAAAGCgtgtttttcctgttttattcgtacattttaatttaatcataCAAATGAATGAGTACAAAAACACCCGGACAACCCAACAAGGGCCACTGCTAGGAAGACAAAAGATTAACGAAGAAAGTGGGATTATCAAATGATTTACACCCCATCATCTTCTTCTGTCCACATCCATCTCCCAAAGGGTAATTAAAGAAGCAGCAAATCAAAACGGTAACGATGGCCTTGTTCACCCCGCTCGCAAACCAGTCTGGATGACGAGAAGTGTACCTTCCTCCTACTCCTACCCTGCTCCGGCTGATAAGAGAAGATTAAGGTGTaaccacaaacatacacacacacacacacacacgacgacCACAACAATACAAtcgtgaaacaaacacaaagctCCATTTAAAAGGCCAAGCAAACGGCATCTTGTGCTGAGCCTGGTGGTGGCTGATAAGCTACAACCCATCACAGCCAGATGGGCCGGGGAAGGGCAAGGAAACCGTTCATCAAATGTCGTCATAATACGGAcaggacaacaacaaaaaaagagttttgcaaatgtattttaaataacGGTTTTGATTGCACACGTGACGGGCCATAGGGTTGCGGAGGAGCGATGAAACAAGCAAACTGCTCCATTATGTCTGCTTCGCCGTCATCCTCACGATAAGATATCGACAGCATCGTACGATAGGCAAAAGGGGGTACTACTACCACGGTATCTTACGTGTGCATGGCACCCGGTGTTAGGGATGAATAACTTATAGTAATAAAACGTCCGTCTTCAGGTGCTTCTGTGCGTCTTGCGCAATGCAGTAATaagaaaattaatgaaattaatccttttaaattcaatttgttgtgtaaaaatgcctgatgggaaaaatgaagttttcgtcggaatcgattccgactagctccgcagttttctggaatcagtttccgggtagtaggtccggaatcagtttccggaatcgattacggaatcggtttcggaataGGAATCGGCTCTAAAATTGCttccggaatcaaaattggatccgaaatcagaatcggcgttcgggtccaatgatgctaagTATTTATAGccacaaagaatcaaaatttaattgTAAACGATCcgttctcatggagattcccggactgagttcgcttctgaaacttcttatttgaattcaagaactgattctcattccggagctaattctcatttctggagtcaatcctgattccttttccggagcaaattgcgattctaaggtcgattccgattccgaaactaattctgattccggggctgatttcgattccggaaccgattctggagccggttcttattccggagctgattccggccCCATAAACGGCTCTGtaatcgactccagaatcggctacggaatcgactccagaaacgcaatcggtttcggaattgTTTCCGAAcatggaatcggaatcaggtaGGTctgattccgagctcccatcaCTAATAAATCATGTTCAGATGCTCGAAATTGCTTTGTAATTGAATAATTGGAACGGACATTCATAAAACAATCGATTTTACATCTCAAAACTGTTGCTGTTCCCCTGACTGGCTTACCACTTGAAACAGAGGAAGGCCTGTAAAGAATGTGCTGATAAGGGCAGATTTAAGAGGGATCATTTGCTCCCCCCCGTTTTCCCTCCCCCAACGGAACAGGGCATATCATCCGGATTGCAGCTGAGAGGGATCACTGGCAATCGGACACTCACAGGAAATGTCACCCTCAGGGCGCGAATCAAAGGCAacgggagggtgtggtgtcgtCTGTCAACAAGCAACAGAAGCAGCACCCATCAGCACCAGCTGTACCGTTTGTTTTGTGATAGCTaataccaaaacaaacagcaacgcaaacacacatacatacccAACCAAGCACCAACAACTGCGGGGTGGCATGTGATGATGGCGTCCATCAAGGAAGCACCATTTcttatctctctctcattccACCCCATCGTCCACTggtcacacaaacacagtgcACAGTGGCATcagcacaaaaaagcaccTCTTTTTGTAATGGtcgagttgttgttgttgttgttgttaccgTACCTGCGGAGTTTGCTGAGCGTCAGCTGTATCTGTGGGAACCGCTCGCGGAACTGATCGTTCAGCTCCTTCTTCAGCTCGGACGGGCGCACGTAATCGATGACGGACGTGACGTACGAGGTGAACGTCAGCAGCGTCCGATGCTTGCCCGCGATCAGCTCCGGATCGTCCAGTATGTTGGCCGAGTACTGGATCTGCGAAAGAAGAGGCGGGAGTTAACCTTCCATTTGTCCATTCATTCTGTTTCGGCACCTTTCCCTTACCCCCGTAATGGATGCGAAGCCATCCTCGTACTCCTTCGAGATGTCCAGCAGCCCGGAGGACGGACCACTGCCCGCCCCAGTACCGGTCGAGGCgacagcaacaccaccaccgccctgcGAAGGGCTGGCCGCGCTGTTCCGGTTCAGCGTGTCATAGTACCGCGCCGCGGCATGATTCTCCAGCGACGCAAAGTTCGTGATCTCGAACGCACTTTTGTTCGACTTTTCCGCGCTGGCGTGCTTCTTCTCCCGGTGGTAGGCCCGCGACGGGATCAGCAGATACCCGTACGATACCTCCTGCCCGACCTCGCCGCCCCGCTCGATCCCGAGCAGCCGGAACGCATCGAACGGTGCATCGTTGATGGAGGATAGCGGGCGcgccccggaaggatggcgcCGGCGCTCACGGCGCAGCTCCGAGCGGGACGCTTTGCCCTTGCAGTACGGCAGCACCGAGAAGATGTGGCACGGTGCCTTCTTCGCCAGCAGCACGATCCGGTCCTCCTGAAAGCCGCCCGGGTGGCGCCGCAGATCCATCTGGTTGTAGTAGCGCACCTCGCGCTGATACGCACCAACGCCACCGgcgccagcaccaccaccgtgcggcagctgctgctgctggtcgttaATGAAAACGGTTTTGGTCGGCCGGCCCTGGATCAAGCTTTCCGTGCTGCTGTTCGTGTGCCAGCCGACGGGACGGTGGTTGGGATCGTCTgatccaccgccaccaccggttGTGCCGTTTCCGCCAGTCACGATTGCGCCCGCACTCGTGTTCATCAGCAGCGATCGCTTGGCGCCCGTCGGCCGCTGCGTAGCGGAGTTAGCCCGCGATCGCTTGTCCGCGGTGTGATTCAGCCGGCCATCGTTTGGATTCCAATTTTCACTGCattagagaaagaaagagagggagagagaatgaaaacaaaacagggaTTAGTGCTTTGTAGACTGGAAACGACGTGCTGTAGGTCACGTAATCAGTTGGGTGGAATGCGTTTTTGGAGGAGAAGAACATTTCGGCTGTAAGCGAGTCGTCAAGGTTGTTTTGTTCGATCTTTTTGGTAATTCTGTATTCATCTTAGCAACATTATAATTGAAATTCCTGCAAATTACGCCTCAAATAATGCAAACTTGTAGCGTTAAGCGCCTTTTGCGTTACATCATTA
Coding sequences within:
- the LOC120900352 gene encoding CDK5 and ABL1 enzyme substrate 1; the protein is MASSMNSRNRIRRRLAAISFLSNISLDGTHRDTKLGPLHGGGLGGGGGGGGAGTSLAGGRAVPTAVGGCHTSAALALNNNDLDGGGGVGGVNEEPGDDGLDGPGMGPGTVAGVSGPAQRARARTGTFSKSPERYAGKRIDSEGNMVVSNGSSAKGTPLKDRENWNPNDGRLNHTADKRSRANSATQRPTGAKRSLLMNTSAGAIVTGGNGTTGGGGGSDDPNHRPVGWHTNSSTESLIQGRPTKTVFINDQQQQLPHGGGAGAGGVGAYQREVRYYNQMDLRRHPGGFQEDRIVLLAKKAPCHIFSVLPYCKGKASRSELRRERRRHPSGARPLSSINDAPFDAFRLLGIERGGEVGQEVSYGYLLIPSRAYHREKKHASAEKSNKSAFEITNFASLENHAAARYYDTLNRNSAASPSQGGGGVAVASTGTGAGSGPSSGLLDISKEYEDGFASITGIQYSANILDDPELIAGKHRTLLTFTSYVTSVIDYVRPSELKKELNDQFRERFPQIQLTLSKLRSIKREMKRINKLDNRIDFLTISQAYVYFEKLILSKLVNKENRKLCAGACLLLSAKLNDIKGEALKSLIEKTESVFRLNRKELIASEFAVLVALEFSLHVSTQEIHPHYQRLIYES
- the LOC120900353 gene encoding arginine-hydroxylase NDUFAF5, mitochondrial, with the translated sequence MRPPGVSMRLCKMFPLVGNMVRNAGSATLHHRSYCTPVVNIFDRNVKRLQRERAAKRDDVELYDYIKEEVGYRLADRIFDIKRQFTNAVDLGAGRGYVTNHVLGETVQKLTAIDLSPAMLAQIKGSPGLDFSVREMDEERFAFEPDSLDLVVSSLSMHWINDLPACFRAVNRALKPDGVFIGAMFGGDTLYELRSALQLAEQERRGGLAPHVSPFTQIRDVGMLLNRGGFTMLTIDTDELVIGYPSMYELMFDLQGMAESNAAFNRPLHVGRDTLMAAAAIYRDMYARKEEGVSATFQIIFFVGWKPCASQPQPAERGSGTVSLKDLGKVMTPKGAGSSGCKS
- the LOC120902463 gene encoding DNA translocase FtsK-like, which gives rise to MAFHLLLRLLSFIFWCGLITIRPAGALPAGPGIEIMPAQFSMNGQLDYVVVNENEETNTNFLEQQPVLVREPQRQAEYVVPQLQERPLQIQQRVQYQQPVTQPPQVQYQQPQVQYQQPVTQQPQVQYQAPVVQQPQVQYQQPAAAQQPQYQYYQQPQYTYQQTQSQPYYQSAYQQQQQPSYAQYQQPAYYYAGAPQSSGQYYSTPPDRGGSRYSDPISSLLGLSGLSRPSTTLAAAGSSLLRATSLLFG